The window CCAATTCCTCGACTCGTTACGTCTTATGTGAGACGTCGTGACGCGTCAATAAGTCAATTTTTTAACGGCGCGTTCCGTACCTCAGTGGCGTTGATGGTGACTGCGGCGGAGATCGACGTTTCGATGAGTGTTCGGACACTCGAGGAGTTGACCTATACGAAGTCTATGGGCGGTGGTTTATTCTCGATCCAGATGAGGCCCAACTACAACGTGATCGTCAACCATCCGGGTAGAACGATGCACTGGCAGCGTTTCTACTTTTACATCAAGTCTGATGGTTTTGCTTTCGAGGAGCCGCCCGACGATTCCTTCCGTTTTTTGTGGAATCGTGAACTTGGTAGAACGCTGTTGTCAGCTCATCGATTgtcttttttcttgttttctgatGAGTTTTCGTTTGTTCGCAGTTGATCACCCGGACACGGCCTCTTATCCGGAAGATTTCATCTCTGATGCTCGTGCAGTGGTTTCACGCGTCCAAGTAAGCTGGAAGGATATTACCATCGAGAGGATTCGACGAGTGCTTGACAGAATCTCGAGGAGTAAGTTTCCTCTTGTGATCACATGTTTCTTCCGATTCGTGCTAATTCTGACTGGTTGATCTTTTTCAGAGGATTGGAGGTCTGATCTGTTACCTTTGATTACCGGTAACAAGCTGCGGTTTTCGATATTTAGTAGCGCCGAGCAAAAGATCATCAACGCAGCAAGGGAAATGAAAGAACTTCCAGACTTGAGTGCGCTGATCAAGAAAAAGCTGAGCGGGGCGAAAAAGGCATCTTCCGCAACTCCTAGCGAGACAACTCCTAGTGAGACGACTCCTCGCGAAGAGACTCCTCGCGAAAAGATTCCTCGTGGAGCAGTTCCTCCCACTCCACTTCCTCTCGTGGTTTCCCCGGGACCGTCTACAGGCCCGGCCAACGTCGACTCTTCGAGGGAGGATCTTGCGTTGATATCTGAACGAGGTTATGAGGTTACTCAAGAGCGGTTCCGTGTACAAACGGCCATGATTGCTAAGAGCAACAAGCGTTTCTCCCAAATTCGAGATCTCGAGAAGCGTCGTAGTGAGTACGAAGTAGTCAGATCCTTGCAGAGCCAAGCTTTCGGGACAAAGAAATGCCTCGAAGCGCTCAAGGAGAGCGGGACCGACATTCCGCAAGAGATGATTGACTTGTTTGCTGAACAAGAGAAGGAGCATGAGGCTGCGGCTGAACTCCTAGCCGTCGGAGGGATCCCCGAGGAGCTTCTTTGTCTTTCTCCACTTCATCTTCGATCCCCTTTCCTAAACGAGAATGTATGGGCGGCGATCGACCCATATGGATCGAACGCGGGCTTGATTGATGCTGGGACTGCTGCTTTCCTTCAAACTCCTAGTAGTTCTCAAGGAGATCATGTGAATGGAGAATCTGTAGAACCATCTGGAAGAGAGCTCGGGGAGCCGTCCTTTCAAGAAGGTAGGTCCGTTGGTGAGGTTGCAAGGCTCGAGGATACAACCGTTGCACCTGCTTTGGATCCGATTGCGCTCTCCACCGACCTCGTTGTGAATGAAGATCCGTTGGTCTCGGTTCTTGAGACTGGTGCCGAGACGAGGACAGAGCCTGTTCATCTTCTCGAACTCTCAGACTCTTCGACTGAAGAAGAGGGTGGCGAACACCTGGAGGAGACTGAACCCGGTTTAGTTGGTAACCCGCAAAATGAAGAGGGAGCAGTCGACAGAACTGATGATCTGCCAGTTCTTCCAGCGGATGTGACTGTTCAGGTCGTCGAGGGGGGCTCCAACCGTGCCGAAGACTAGCTTAatatgttgttgttttttcttttagacTTTTGGTTTTTGGCCCTTGGAGGCTTTTGTTGATGTAATATCTGGATCTATTTTGCTTTTGCGGCTATCTGTTGTTTCAGACTTTCAGTAAGTTTGCTCTCCTTAGAAGTTATTTCTGAAACAGAATTTGCCTTAGTCATAGAGATATAGTTTCGTGGACTCGAGGATGCGGGTTAGCCTTCGACGAGTCGCTGAAATCTATTTTAAATGTTGGATTTAAACGATTTGGTTTGGCGATCTGGTCGATGTCTTGAATTAAACCGGAAAGTCGATGACTTggttttatcaaatttttacaCATCATGCCATCAGTTCGAGTCCTCGATAATCAACACAAATTTTCGAGTTTCGAAGACAATCGTTTATATTTTCGAGCAACAACGGTTTTCTAATCGATCTTTAAGTAATccaaaaaagaaatattagGTTGGCCAATCCCGGCTTTAGAGGATTATAAGATGACTGAAAGTTGTCGTCTCGATCGCACGGTTCAGGACCGCGATACGACCGAAGAATCCCTCGAGCACgtgtctgatcaggacatgCCCGTTAGTGGGTGCGAGTGCTAGTACGTTTGTCCGAGAGACAAGGTCGTGCTCGTGCGTAAGCATCGCTTAAAACAATTCGCGCTCCTACTAGTTGGGAGATTGTTTTTGTTATAGCTGGACCCGGTAAagggctgcctacgtacctctaGGAGAGGATCAAGCCATTCGTAGTTCGTTTTGGTTAGTGAAAGTGGCAGTGGATGCGCATTcacttgttgtttttttttttttttttttgagtgaaAGTGACAAGGGTGTCATTCACTCGTTTGTTGAGACAAGACTCCTTGAGTGTTCGATCTTCTGGCTTGTGCCTAAGAGTAGTATCGTCGGAGGTGCATTGAGTTCCATGCTCTGGGAACGGGTTCGCCAGTCGACGTCTCGAGTCGGTAGACTCCTGGTTTAATGACTTGAGAAATTTTGTACGGCCCTTCCCAATTAGTTTCGAGCTTGCCTGCGTTTAGCTCCTTGGTGTTTTCGAACACTTTGCGTAGTACTATGTCGCCTAGTTCGAGAGGTCGAGACTTGACCTTCTTGTTGTAGTAACCTTCGATCTGATGCTGATAGTTCTGGATGCGTAGTAGTGCTTGGTCGCGGCGTTCTTCTATAGCGTCCAAGGCATCGAAGAGCATACTGCTGTTGAGCTCGACGTTTGGTGGCATCCTCGACCTTCGAAGACTGGTTACGTTGACTTCGGCGGGAGCCATGGCTTCGACTCCGTGTGCCATCGAGAAAAGAGTTGATTTCGTTGCTCCTCGAGGAGTCGTTCTATGTGACCAGAGGACACCGTCGAGCTCGTCTGCCCAACATCCTTTTTTGAGATCGAGGCGTTTTTTCAAACCGTCAATTATGATTTTGTTGGTCGCCTCGGCTTGGCCGTTGCTCTGGGGGTATCGCGGACTTGACGTGTAGAGTCGGATTCTCCATCTCTCGCAGAACTCTCGAAATTTACTTGATATGAATTGGGAGCCGTTGTCAGTCACTATCTCGTAGGGTAGGCCGTGGCGACAGATGATGTTCTTCCACACAAATCGTTGGACTTCCTTCTCTGTAATGCTCGCGAAAGCCTCTGCCTCAATCCACTTCGTGAAGTAATCTGTCAAGACTAGGACGAAGCGTTTCTGTCGAGAGCTCGGCATCGGGCCGATTATGTCCATTCCCCATCGCATGAAAGGGTAAGGAGCAGTCATTGTTCGCAGCAACTGTGTCGGAGAGTGGATCGTCGAGGCGTGTCGTTGGCACTGGTCACATTGCTGAGCGTAAGCTTTGCAGTCTGCGTTCATCGTTGGCCAGTAGAAACCGAGACTCTTTACTTTTAAAGCAAGTGCTCGACCTCCAGAATGATTTCCTGCAGCGCCTTCGTGCGTTTCAGCCATGACTAAATGCGTCTCCTCGCCGTTGATGCACTTCAGAAGTACCTTGGTCGCGGTCCATCGGTGGAGTTCTCCGTCGAGGACGACATAATGAGCACTCCGCGTCTTGAGTCGTCTTGCAATCCACTTCTCGGGAGGTAGCTTTCCATCGACCAAATAGTCGATAAATTCTGTTCTCCAATCATTGGTGTCGTTTGATACCTCTTCGAGGACTTGGTTCGCGGGTACGGCTTCGGTTATCGGTGCTACGATGGCGGTCTCGATGGGAGTCAGATCGATGCTTGGCTTGTCGATCTTGTGGATAGGAATGGTACGTTTCACCTGATCGCGCAACCTGCTTCCTAAGGCAGCGAGAGCATCAGCGCATACGTTCTCTCCTCTGGGGACTTTGGTGAGTTCGAAGAATTCGAAATCTTTGGCGAGTGTTTGAACGATCTTAAGGTatgcgtccatccgttcgttgCGGGCGTCGTAGTCACCACTAAACTGACTAGTTACGAGTTGCGAATCGCAGTATGCGCTGAGGCGTTTTGCCTTGACTGCCTTGGCTAGTCGTAGTCCTGCGATCAACGACTCATACTCTGCTTCGTTGTTTGAAGCGGCGAAGCCGAAGCTGAACGACTGTCTGATCAGTTCTCCTGTCGGAGATTGCAGGTACTCCTGCTCCTGATCCTTTGTTTGTCGACGACCCGTCGACGTGGAGTATCCAATTTTGACTCGGGAGGATTAGATCTTGCTCGAGCTCTGGTGCGAGCTCAATGAGAAAGTCTGCGAGGACTTGAGATTTTGCAGCTGTTCGATTCTTGAAGACAATGTCGTGCTCGCTGAGTTCGATAGCCCACTTCGATAACCGTCCGGATTGATTTGTATTCTGCATTACGGTTCGCAATGGTTGATTTGTCAACACTTCGATTGTGTGCGACTGAAAGTTGGGACACAGTTTTCTCGCCGATGTTACAACGGCAAGAGCCATCTTCTCAAGGGTGGGATATCGAGTCTCTGGATCAGTTATGCGCTTGCTCGTGTAGAAGATAGGCTTCTGTTCTCCTCGATCCTCTCGGATGAGGACGCTGCTGACCGCGGTTGAGGATACGGCGATATAGAGTGAGAGTGTGTCGCCAGTTTCGGGCTTGGACAATACGGGAGGAGTTGTAAGATACTCGTTGAGTTGTTTGAACGCCTCTTCGCATTTCTCGTCCCAGATGAAGCGTTTGTTTCCTCGCAACAACTCGTAGAAAGGAAGGCATTTGTCCGTAGATCTGGAAATGAAACGATTCAGGGCCGCGATCCTTCCTGTGAGTCGCTGGACTTCTCTGCTGGTTTTTGGGCTGGGAAG is drawn from Brassica rapa cultivar Chiifu-401-42 chromosome A05, CAAS_Brap_v3.01, whole genome shotgun sequence and contains these coding sequences:
- the LOC108872268 gene encoding uncharacterized protein LOC108872268 — protein: MVLLSRSRPTIPSVFCGIVNLVERCCQLIDCLFSCFLMSFRLFAVDHPDTASYPEDFISDARAVVSRVQVSWKDITIERIRRVLDRISRKDWRSDLLPLITGNKLRFSIFSSAEQKIINAAREMKELPDLSALIKKKLSGAKKASSATPSETTPSETTPREETPREKIPRGAVPPTPLPLVVSPGPSTGPANVDSSREDLALISERGYEVTQERFRVQTAMIAKSNKRFSQIRDLEKRRSEYEVVRSLQSQAFGTKKCLEALKESGTDIPQEMIDLFAEQEKEHEAAAELLAVGGIPEELLCLSPLHLRSPFLNENVWAAIDPYGSNAGLIDAGTAAFLQTPSSSQGDHVNGESVEPSGRELGEPSFQEGRSVGEVARLEDTTVAPALDPIALSTDLVVNEDPLVSVLETGAETRTEPVHLLELSDSSTEEEGGEHLEETEPGLVGNPQNEEGAVDRTDDLPVLPADVTVQVVEGGSNRAED